The DNA segment ACGGCGGGGACTCTCAGCCCATCCTGCCTCGCGCCGTCGCCAACCCTACCACGCCCAACCAGATACTCGACGCAGTGCTCGAAGGAGCTATCGCATACATGGAGTAATATCCTGTTATCACAATTCAATtgatcataatgattttttttgtgttatttcataTTCGTTGTTACCATTCCCTATCATCCATTCTATATACTGATCTTTCATAAATGCTTTCTTTGACAGAACACTAGGATGGTGTGATTCCAAGAACGTGCAGAACGGAGAGTCAAACCTGCCCTTCCAAGTTAACTCTGACGGAAGCAGCTCCGAGAACTTCAGCATCACTAAGGCCGACGTGACTGGACTTTGCTCCCTGCGCCGCTCCAAGTCCGCTTCCTTCAACGCTGATGAGGTAGGAAATCACATGAAAAGAATAGTGTATCAAATAAGCTTATAGGCATTAACTTACTTAACTCATTAACTTATAAGCTtaataagggaaaattaaatatatattgcatattatctaACGATTACTGATTtacataatgtatttttacaGAGTGTGCTCACCGGTTCAGTTGTAGTGGAAAACGCTCGTGCTAACGCCGACTACACGGTAACTTTTGCCGGTGTTGGAGAAGCTCCAGCACAAACTGTTTCTGGTCAAGTTGTAGAGCGTGTGGACAAGCTGTTCGCCGATATCCAGATCAACTTGTTAAACCTTGTGCCTCAGAACATCGCCAGTTACACTGCACGATCGGGTCATGACCTGCTTGAAAGTGCAAGCAACTTGGACGGCAATAATATGAAGGATGTTCACAGTGCCGGCTTCAGGAAGGCTTTGCGAGAGATCGTAGAGAAAACCATGTCTTCCAACGTGAAGGTGCAGATTAACAAGTCCATCCAGGATATGAAGAATGCTTAATCTTCCAACATGATGAAATCGTTGTGAGTgtacagagagacaaataaaaactaGCAATAATAAACTTCTTATCTTTGATCAATCCTATCCATCTGTGTGTACGAGTTTTgtctgtatgtggatgtgtatatattatgcatccaTCTGTCGTGATCGGGCTGACATGTAGGCACAAGCAATTACAGCCACAGACTAATTAAAAACATCGCGACAAAGCCACAACACCCCACATGGTGCAAGAACCAGCCGGAGACGATACACCTGCACAGGACAATACACTGTACACAGAAACCACCGTGGAagctcgagagaaagagaaagaaagaaagaaaaaacttacgAAATATGTAGTTTGAGTGCCTAGAAATACAGGACAAATAGCTGCCCAGAAAAAGGTGCGCACCTGAAGGAAGCCTGCCACAGACGCacatgaaatagagagaatgcagACGTGTTGGCCAGGATAACACGctgtcactttttattattattgttattattattattattattattattattattattattattattattgctattgtttttattattattatttcattaccgaGCGAACGAATATGAGCAGCCTGCGTCCTGAtacaaaaaggtaaaggaaattcCATTGGTTCGTTTATATGTACGCTCTTCTGGAAAACCACCAGAAATCatccttttatttgttattatttgatattactgtataattttcctttggatttattttcaataaacgGAAATAATGTAACGGGGAGAATAAAATTACAAGGAATATATGGTTCAGCAATAATAGCCCAAATATCGTGTTTTACACTGATCATAGATGAAGTGGTTTTAAATGAGAGCTGGTGATTGAGTccctatatgtaaatatgcaaagtCATTTCCATAAATACTGACATGAACACATATTCTTTCACGTAACTActacacacgcagacgcacatatacaagcacgtgcacacatacacacacacgcacacttacacacacacgcacacatacacacacacgtacatgcacacataaacgcacacgtaCGTATAGaagcacatgcatgcatacacacacgcacacacatacatgtacaagcacacacacatgcacatttacatGTACTCGCATACGTACAttcacgcacaacaacacaaacatttacaagcacacatacttataatacgcatacataacacgcacactcacacaaacacacacgcacacacacacacacacacacaacatatatatatatatatatatatatatatatatatatatatatatatatatatatatgtatgtaaatatatatataaatatatatatatatatatatatatatatatatatatatatatatataaatatatatatatatatatatatatatatatatatatatatatatatatatatatatatatatattgtaaaatgctATGTATGTCTCATAGATTGACTCTATATTATTGAGAgagtacacacaaataaatgaagacaCGATACACTGAGCTGGGAATGATATTCGATTGCAGTGGCACAGGCGGTCACAACAGTGGGGAGCCGGAGCTGAAAGTGTTCGTGGCGTCAGGCGTCATGGGTTCTGTGGGTCAGACAGGGTCAGCCATAAGGGAAGCAGCGCTACTAAAAACAGATGCATGAAGGTAGATGTAGACCGTATTACCATGAAAGTTCACTTCCACATGCCTGAATCCGACGATTTCGATGACGTTGAAACTCTAGAGGATTATAGTGTGGTAATACTTGTCTAGCCATCACTGAATACCATACATACACGCCAAGGGATCAAAATTCACCCAAGGGTAAACAGAAGTTAGCTTACCTACCAACAAATTAATAGAATTGAAAGAATACAAGATATGAgttatagataagataaaagtaaACCCTTTATTTCCATATGTACAATGCCGTTACAATAAAGTGAATTTCGTttcacggataaaaaaaaaacgttaacttCTCGTTGGTgaatcagacaaaaaataaaaaggtctgtcagtataaaaaaaaatgctacaagTTAGCCATAAAATCTATATTAGTAGACaactgaaataaaagtattgggCACAATTATTTCAACCATAGGTAAATTTGTCCTCATAGACAATAAAGCGTACATAAATTTCTTTGTAAGAACAATATAATTTATGTACCAAATGTTGCAAAACGTTTACTCAAAATGCAATATGGT comes from the Penaeus monodon isolate SGIC_2016 unplaced genomic scaffold, NSTDA_Pmon_1 PmonScaffold_3075, whole genome shotgun sequence genome and includes:
- the LOC119570541 gene encoding uncharacterized protein LOC119570541, whose protein sequence is MLRIVSLAVALAVCVARPNQWDDLIGLFPADGGDSQPILPRAVANPTTPNQILDAVLEGAIAYMETLGWCDSKNVQNGESNLPFQVNSDGSSSENFSITKADVTGLCSLRRSKSASFNADESVLTGSVVVENARANADYTVTFAGVGEAPAQTVSGQVVERVDKLFADIQINLLNLVPQNIASYTARSGHDLLESASNLDGNNMKDVHSAGFRKALREIVEKTMSSNVKVQINKSIQDMKNA